A genomic region of Notamacropus eugenii isolate mMacEug1 chromosome 3, mMacEug1.pri_v2, whole genome shotgun sequence contains the following coding sequences:
- the FOXE1 gene encoding forkhead box protein E1, which produces MTEERRRSPQKDRPEDRGLQHPPTPVAEAAGRSLPLMPVVKVEKEPAACEPSGGLSELGEPAAKAGSGGGGGRRRKRPLQRGKPPYSYIALIAMAIAHAPDRKLTLGGIYKFITERFPFYRDNPKKWQNSIRHNLTLNDCFIKIPREPGRPGKGNYWALDPNAEDMFESGSFLRRRKRFKRTDLSTYPAYMHDAAAAAAAAAAAGMFPSSVPVARPPYPGSVYPNVAAAMNPAGYGQTLGPHSSVYYPASSPGQCRVFSINSLVHGPGDLLQQQPAPPPALGRPLSPDLSQAPSVAAGSCSFGASAAAAAASYSNPACSGGSGGGGGAGAAGVLPRSSNPMAYTYPVPNGHLPMNHGSYPQGNSSQLFGASGRLAMSTSPPGGNDPVDFYGRMSPGQISSLAHSYNPGGQLGAGPSAYHVRHSAYSSNVERFVSAM; this is translated from the coding sequence ATGACCGAGGAGAGGCGGCGCTCTCCCCAGAAAGATCGCCCCGAGGACAGGGGCCTGCAGCATCCGCCCACCCCAGTGGCCGAGGCTGCGGGCAGGAGCCTCCCCCTGATGCCTGTAGTGAAGGTAGAGAAGGAGCCCGCTGCCTGTGAGCCCTCGGGGGGCCTCAGCGAGCTGGGGGAGCCGGCGGCCAAGGCCGGCAGCGGCGGTGGCGGAGGGCGCAGGAGGAAGCGGCCCCTGCAGCGAGGTAAACCCCCTTACAGCTACATCGCTCTCATCGCCATGGCCATCGCGCACGCCCCGGACAGGAAGCTGACTCTGGGAGGCATTTACAAGTTCATTACAGAGCGCTTCCCTTTCTACCGGGACAACCCCAAAAAGTGGCAGAACAGCATCCGCCACAACCTCACACTGAACGACTGTTTTATCAAGATCCCGCGTGAGCCGGGCCGCCCGGGCAAGGGCAATTACTGGGCGCTGGACCCCAACGCCGAGGACATGTTCGAGAGCGGCAGCTTCCTGCGCCGGAGAAAGAGGTTCAAGCGCACGGACCTCTCCACCTACCCGGCTTACATGCACGACGCAGCGGCGGCCGCGGCTGCCGCGGCTGCTGCGGGCATGTTCCCCAGCTCGGTGCCAGTGGCGCGCCCTCCCTACCCTGGCTCCGTGTATCCCAACGTGGCGGCCGCCATGAACCCAGCGGGCTACGGCCAGACCCTGGGCCCCCACTCCTCCGTCTACTACCCGGCGTCGTCTCCCGGCCAGTGCCGGGTGTTCAGCATCAACAGCCTGGTGCACGGGCCTGGAGACCTCCTGCAGCAGCAGCCTGCGCCGCCGCCCGCGCTCGGGCGCCCGCTTAGTCCGGACCTCAGCCAGGCGCCCTCGGTGGCCGCAGGCTCCTGCTCCTTCGGCGCCTCGGCCGCCGCGGCCGCGGCCTCCTATAGCAACCCGGCGTGCAGCGGGGGAAGCGGAGGGGGCGGCGGAGCCGGGGCCGCGGGGGTGCTGCCTCGGTCGTCCAACCCCATGGCCTACACCTATCCTGTCCCCAACGGCCACCTGCCTATGAACCACGGGTCCTATCCTCAGGGAAACAGCAGCCAGCTGTTTGGGGCGTCCGGCCGGCTAGCAATGTCCACCTCCCCTCCTGGGGGCAACGACCCAGTGGACTTCTATGGCCGCATGTCCCCTGGTCAGATCAGTTCGCTGGCGCACAGCTACAATCCCGGCGGGCAGCTCGGGGCCGGCCCCAGCGCTTACCACGTCCGGCACTCTGCCTACTCCAGCAACGTGGAAAGGTTCGTGTCggccatgtga